The following are encoded together in the Thermococcus sibiricus MM 739 genome:
- the thsB gene encoding thermosome subunit beta: MVGQGGQPVVILPEGTQRYVGRDAQRLNILAARVIAETVRTTLGPKGMDKMLVDSLGDIVITNDGATILEQIDVQHPAAKMIIEVAKTQDKEAGDGTTTAVVIAGELLAKAEELLDQNIHPSIVIKGYTLAAEKAQEIVDSIAISVEPDNEETLTKIASTSITGKNAESHKELLAKLAVEAVKQVAEKVNGTYVVDIDNIKLEKKEGGSVRDTQLIKGVVIDKERVHPRMPKKVINAKIALINDALEVKKTETDAKINITSPDQLYAFLEQEEKMLQEMVEQVAATGANVLFCQKGIDDLAQHYLAKHGILAVRRVKKSDMEKLAKATGAKVVTNVKDLTSEDLGYAEVVEERKVAGENMIFVEGCKNPKAVTILIRGGTEHVVDEVERALEDAIKVSKDVMEDGAILPGGGATELDLSIRLDEFAKKVGGKEQLAVEAFAEALKVIPKTLAENAGLDTIDVLVKAISEHKNKGKAIGVDVFAGEPADMLERGVIEPARVKRQAIKSASEVAIMILRIDDVIAAKLSKSEGRGEEGAGMSGMGGMPGMM, translated from the coding sequence ATGGTAGGACAAGGTGGACAACCTGTTGTTATTCTTCCAGAGGGCACTCAAAGATATGTAGGCAGAGATGCCCAAAGACTCAACATTTTGGCTGCAAGAGTTATTGCAGAGACTGTAAGGACTACTCTTGGTCCAAAGGGTATGGACAAAATGCTCGTTGACAGCCTTGGAGACATAGTAATCACAAACGACGGTGCAACAATTTTAGAGCAAATCGATGTCCAGCATCCAGCGGCTAAAATGATCATTGAAGTTGCAAAGACTCAGGACAAAGAAGCCGGGGATGGAACCACAACAGCTGTTGTAATAGCTGGTGAACTTTTGGCAAAGGCTGAAGAGCTTTTGGATCAAAATATCCATCCAAGCATAGTTATTAAGGGTTATACTCTAGCGGCTGAGAAAGCCCAAGAAATAGTCGATAGCATAGCCATTTCAGTTGAGCCTGATAATGAGGAGACCCTTACAAAGATAGCCTCAACTTCAATAACCGGTAAGAATGCAGAGAGTCATAAAGAGCTCTTAGCGAAGCTCGCTGTTGAGGCTGTTAAGCAAGTCGCTGAGAAGGTTAACGGTACATATGTTGTTGATATTGACAACATTAAGCTTGAGAAGAAAGAGGGTGGAAGCGTAAGAGACACCCAGCTCATTAAGGGTGTTGTCATCGATAAAGAGAGAGTCCACCCAAGAATGCCAAAGAAAGTAATAAACGCAAAAATAGCCCTCATAAACGATGCTCTTGAGGTTAAAAAGACTGAAACAGATGCAAAGATAAACATTACAAGTCCCGACCAACTCTATGCATTCCTCGAGCAGGAAGAGAAGATGCTCCAAGAGATGGTAGAGCAAGTGGCTGCTACAGGTGCAAATGTTCTCTTCTGCCAGAAGGGTATTGATGATTTAGCCCAGCACTACTTAGCAAAGCACGGTATTTTAGCAGTTAGGAGAGTTAAAAAGAGTGACATGGAGAAGCTCGCCAAGGCAACCGGTGCAAAAGTTGTGACAAACGTTAAAGACTTGACAAGTGAAGACCTTGGTTATGCTGAGGTTGTTGAGGAGAGAAAGGTCGCTGGAGAAAACATGATCTTTGTTGAGGGTTGCAAGAATCCAAAGGCAGTTACAATCCTCATTAGAGGAGGAACAGAGCACGTGGTTGATGAGGTTGAAAGGGCTCTTGAAGATGCAATAAAGGTTTCCAAGGATGTAATGGAAGACGGTGCAATCTTACCAGGTGGAGGGGCTACAGAGCTTGATCTAAGCATCAGACTTGATGAGTTTGCAAAGAAAGTTGGTGGCAAAGAACAACTTGCAGTTGAGGCCTTTGCCGAAGCTTTGAAGGTTATTCCAAAGACCCTTGCGGAAAACGCTGGTCTTGATACAATTGATGTTCTCGTGAAGGCTATTAGCGAGCACAAGAACAAAGGAAAGGCCATAGGAGTTGACGTGTTTGCAGGAGAACCAGCAGACATGCTTGAGAGAGGAGTGATTGAACCAGCAAGAGTTAAGAGACAGGCAATCAAGAGTGCAAGCGAAGTTGCAATAATGATACTCAGGATTGACGATGTTATAGCTGCAAAGTTATCAAAATCCGAAGGTAGGGGTGAAGAAGGCGCTGGAATGTCTGGAATGGGTGGAATGCCAGGAATGATGTGA
- a CDS encoding YigZ family protein, with amino-acid sequence MEGYKTIRGFGKVEKLYVDSLFIGYAMSVNSEKEAKEFIRNVKGAHSDATHNVSAYRVREGNTLLVYYDDDGEPRGSAGRPVFKVLEYKGLENVVVVVTRYFGGTKLGYGGLVKAYSETASEALEKAGIMEIIKKEPVEIVFPYNLYSVIEKAIEKFEAEILERNFSVEVRFVVGIIPEQKDEFIKYVNEITKGRAKIREFLD; translated from the coding sequence ATGGAAGGCTACAAAACAATCAGAGGCTTTGGAAAGGTTGAGAAACTATATGTGGACTCACTTTTCATAGGCTATGCAATGTCAGTAAATTCAGAAAAAGAGGCCAAAGAGTTCATTAGAAATGTTAAAGGAGCTCATTCAGATGCGACACACAACGTTTCTGCCTATAGAGTGAGGGAAGGAAACACTCTTCTTGTTTATTATGATGACGATGGTGAGCCGAGAGGAAGTGCAGGAAGGCCAGTTTTTAAAGTTCTTGAATATAAAGGTTTGGAAAATGTTGTGGTTGTTGTGACGAGGTATTTTGGCGGAACTAAGCTTGGGTATGGAGGATTGGTAAAAGCATACAGTGAAACAGCAAGTGAAGCCCTTGAAAAGGCAGGAATAATGGAAATCATTAAAAAAGAGCCTGTGGAAATTGTTTTCCCGTACAACCTATACAGCGTAATCGAAAAAGCCATTGAAAAATTTGAAGCAGAGATACTTGAGAGGAATTTTAGCGTCGAAGTCAGGTTTGTTGTGGGCATCATACCAGAACAAAAAGATGAGTTCATAAAATATGTTAATGAAATCACCAAAGGGAGAGCAAAAATAAGGGAATTTCTGGACTAG
- a CDS encoding Kae1-associated kinase Bud32, with protein MKLIKQGAEAKIYLASFEELYFPFNEEKVIIKHRIPKRYRIKEIDEKLRKERTVREARILHRAKEFGVNAPYVYEVDLKDMKIVMEYIEGERLKEYLEAVSMEERLKLCREIGKQMGKLHEAGIVHGDLTTSNMILRGGKIYFIDFGLAEFDSSLEAQGVDLHLLRRAMESTHYKWFEKGFEEVLKGYEEIRGPEKRKEVEAKLDEIESRGRYRERSWVKG; from the coding sequence ATGAAGCTGATAAAGCAGGGAGCAGAGGCAAAGATATATCTTGCGAGCTTTGAAGAACTTTACTTCCCCTTTAATGAGGAAAAGGTCATCATAAAGCATCGCATCCCAAAGCGCTACCGCATAAAAGAAATAGACGAAAAGTTGAGAAAAGAGAGAACCGTGAGGGAAGCGAGAATTCTTCATAGAGCAAAGGAATTTGGTGTTAACGCTCCTTATGTGTACGAGGTTGACCTAAAAGATATGAAAATAGTCATGGAGTATATCGAGGGCGAGAGACTTAAGGAATACCTCGAGGCAGTCTCCATGGAGGAACGGTTGAAACTCTGCAGGGAAATTGGCAAGCAGATGGGCAAGCTCCATGAGGCCGGAATAGTGCATGGTGACTTGACAACATCAAATATGATTCTCAGAGGAGGTAAAATCTACTTCATTGACTTTGGTCTTGCTGAATTCGACTCATCTCTTGAGGCCCAAGGTGTTGATCTCCATCTCCTCAGAAGGGCTATGGAGAGTACGCATTACAAGTGGTTTGAAAAAGGGTTTGAAGAGGTTTTAAAGGGCTATGAAGAGATCAGAGGGCCAGAGAAAAGGAAAGAAGTTGAAGCAAAACTAGACGAAATAGAGAGCCGTGGCAGATATAGGGAGAGGAGTTGGGTTAAGGGTTAG
- a CDS encoding MutS-related protein produces MKLNPEAKAIYKGIRDEIKNLIQLKESLVYLEKFFPTNNKEEIIRRQEYLKKNLPKIRPELKEFLAKIKPIRFRRDYLHDRLLVVDDSELEKARALEVCDVSSEPLDGYTIILSTIGYGVDVGLSIAEIAPELYILPLWENKDVLKALSNIKALLGEDSVSNEILVHLREIEKVMKKRKLLSELDEIVREEEKRLNERIEELLKEFSLTLTGKDLLDFLKKLKEGDYESIFSHFSQVENEILEEMVKSEERLSNLLEIDVEIFSRESLYPVEVPTERIEAMRSELEREIKMEIYLKSREVLRKIRPLIPQLREELKRAYELEFLRAVSEFTQGFAFPELIEGGIGFINGRHLFIRNPQPVSYAVGEVVHLNGLNGERVVILTGANSGGKTSLLELISQIVILTHMGFPVPAEKAWVEPLDELFFFRRKRSSYGAGTFETALRSFARSLAKEGKKLILIDEFEAITEPGAAVKIIGELLKIAHEREFYVVIVSHLGEDLKRELPFARVDGIEAQGLNENLNLIVDRQPKFGVLGKSTPELIVERLTKKKRGKEKEIFERVWRAFKD; encoded by the coding sequence ATGAAGTTAAACCCCGAAGCCAAAGCCATTTATAAAGGCATAAGAGATGAAATAAAAAATCTAATACAGCTCAAAGAAAGCTTAGTTTATCTTGAGAAGTTTTTTCCCACGAATAACAAAGAGGAGATTATAAGAAGACAGGAATATTTGAAGAAAAACCTTCCAAAAATCAGGCCAGAGCTTAAAGAATTTCTTGCTAAAATAAAACCCATTAGGTTCAGAAGGGATTATTTACATGATAGGCTCCTTGTCGTTGATGATAGTGAATTAGAAAAAGCACGAGCCTTAGAAGTTTGTGATGTCTCTTCTGAACCTTTAGATGGTTATACTATTATACTGAGCACCATTGGATATGGAGTTGATGTGGGTCTTTCAATTGCTGAAATTGCCCCTGAGCTTTATATATTGCCATTATGGGAAAACAAGGATGTTTTAAAAGCATTATCAAATATAAAGGCCCTCTTAGGAGAGGATAGTGTTTCAAATGAAATACTTGTGCATTTAAGGGAAATAGAGAAGGTGATGAAAAAGAGAAAATTATTGAGTGAACTTGATGAAATAGTGAGAGAAGAAGAAAAACGCCTTAACGAGCGTATTGAGGAGCTATTAAAAGAATTCAGCCTAACACTCACTGGGAAAGACCTACTGGATTTTCTAAAGAAGTTAAAAGAGGGAGATTATGAGTCAATTTTCTCTCATTTTTCCCAAGTTGAAAACGAGATTCTTGAAGAAATGGTTAAAAGCGAGGAGCGATTGAGCAATTTGCTTGAAATTGATGTGGAAATATTCTCAAGGGAGAGTCTCTATCCAGTTGAGGTCCCTACTGAGCGAATTGAGGCCATGAGAAGTGAGCTTGAGAGAGAAATAAAGATGGAGATTTATTTAAAGAGTCGTGAGGTTTTGAGAAAAATAAGGCCTTTAATACCTCAACTTAGAGAGGAGCTAAAAAGGGCTTATGAGCTGGAATTTTTGAGGGCCGTTAGTGAATTTACTCAAGGTTTCGCTTTTCCGGAGCTGATTGAGGGAGGCATTGGGTTTATCAATGGCCGGCATTTGTTTATTAGGAATCCCCAACCAGTGAGCTATGCTGTGGGAGAGGTTGTTCATTTAAACGGCCTGAATGGTGAAAGAGTGGTAATATTAACGGGAGCGAATAGTGGTGGGAAAACTTCGCTACTGGAGCTCATAAGTCAAATAGTGATCTTGACCCATATGGGTTTCCCAGTTCCTGCGGAAAAGGCATGGGTAGAACCTCTAGACGAGCTGTTCTTCTTTAGGAGGAAGCGTTCTTCCTATGGAGCAGGAACATTTGAAACTGCTTTGCGTTCATTTGCCCGTTCCCTTGCAAAAGAAGGTAAAAAGCTCATCCTTATAGATGAATTTGAGGCGATAACTGAGCCTGGGGCTGCTGTGAAGATCATTGGTGAGCTTTTGAAGATAGCACATGAAAGGGAGTTTTATGTTGTGATTGTCTCGCACTTAGGAGAAGACTTAAAGAGGGAACTTCCCTTCGCGAGGGTCGATGGAATTGAGGCTCAGGGATTGAATGAGAATCTTAACTTAATAGTGGATAGGCAGCCCAAATTTGGAGTATTAGGAAAAAGCACTCCTGAGCTTATTGTGGAAAGACTAACAAAGAAAAAGCGTGGGAAGGAGAAGGAAATTTTTGAGAGAGTTTGGAGGGCTTTTAAGGACTAA
- the moaC gene encoding cyclic pyranopterin monophosphate synthase MoaC: MELTHVNEKGVKMVEVGQKEVVFRKAIAKGRIKLKPETIRLIQEGKTKKGNVIASAQIAGILAVKRTWEIIPLCHPIPLTGVDIAFEFGKDYIEATCEVRAYYKTGVEMEALTGVSVALLTIWDMVKAVEKDEKGQYPFTRIEDIRVVEKIKE; the protein is encoded by the coding sequence ATGGAACTAACTCATGTTAATGAAAAAGGTGTCAAAATGGTGGAAGTAGGACAAAAAGAGGTAGTATTCAGAAAAGCTATTGCAAAAGGTAGGATAAAATTAAAACCAGAAACCATACGGCTTATTCAGGAAGGAAAAACTAAGAAAGGGAATGTGATAGCTAGTGCTCAGATTGCAGGTATTTTGGCCGTAAAAAGAACGTGGGAGATAATTCCATTATGTCACCCTATCCCATTAACTGGCGTTGATATAGCATTTGAATTTGGGAAGGATTACATAGAAGCAACGTGTGAAGTTAGAGCTTACTACAAAACAGGTGTGGAAATGGAAGCTTTAACAGGTGTGAGTGTAGCCCTATTAACAATCTGGGATATGGTTAAGGCTGTGGAAAAAGATGAAAAGGGTCAGTATCCATTTACAAGGATTGAGGATATTAGAGTCGTTGAGAAAATAAAAGAATAG
- a CDS encoding YbjQ family protein has protein sequence MEEFIISTTENVPGYKVVKVLGLARGATVRAKHLGKDILAGLRNIAGGEVKEYTEMLAEAREVALERMIQDAKKRGANGIIGVRFMTSAVASGAAEIFAYGTAVILEKE, from the coding sequence ATGGAGGAATTTATTATTTCTACAACTGAAAATGTGCCCGGATATAAAGTGGTCAAAGTTCTCGGTCTCGCAAGAGGGGCAACTGTAAGGGCAAAACACCTTGGAAAGGACATTTTGGCAGGTTTAAGAAATATCGCTGGTGGCGAGGTAAAGGAATACACCGAAATGCTTGCTGAAGCGAGAGAAGTGGCCCTTGAAAGGATGATCCAAGATGCCAAAAAAAGAGGGGCAAATGGGATTATCGGAGTAAGATTCATGACTTCTGCTGTTGCTTCTGGAGCGGCAGAAATATTCGCTTATGGAACTGCAGTTATACTGGAGAAAGAATGA
- a CDS encoding ABC transporter permease, with translation MGAMKIALKDFEVSVRTKKFQSTVGLFIIIAMALIYYSKILGISEESYKSPFQMVFLSSFSNAFTYSISLLGLLFGATSISNEIENGTMKILGTKPIYRSQIILGKLLGSSLIIFAGLVIFYTLTVAFALIIGFPFYQEDFVRFLITFPFSFLYGLIFSSFGLLISVFIRKSKNVLIMAIFIFIFFNVLLSTIAGVVALAIAGLPPVPELPENALNLTEEELEDLILKDPSYQAWLTELVNTTEKILYIAPNYHYQEIMRLLFGGKPQISEVVSAITYNEMVVEDRSLGESLGLILQNVIMLMIMFLLPLPVSYIKFIRADLR, from the coding sequence ATGGGGGCCATGAAAATAGCACTAAAGGATTTTGAGGTAAGTGTTAGGACAAAAAAGTTCCAAAGTACGGTAGGGCTGTTTATAATAATCGCTATGGCTTTAATTTATTATTCCAAGATCCTAGGGATATCTGAAGAATCCTACAAAAGTCCTTTTCAGATGGTCTTCCTCTCGAGCTTTTCTAATGCATTTACTTACTCAATATCCCTCCTAGGACTACTCTTTGGGGCCACATCAATCAGCAATGAAATTGAAAACGGCACTATGAAGATTTTAGGAACAAAACCCATTTACAGGAGCCAGATAATCCTGGGAAAGCTTTTAGGAAGTTCCCTAATTATCTTTGCCGGGTTGGTCATATTTTATACTCTCACAGTAGCATTTGCATTAATTATAGGATTCCCGTTTTACCAAGAAGACTTTGTGAGGTTTTTAATCACATTTCCATTCAGCTTCCTCTATGGATTGATTTTTTCAAGTTTTGGCCTATTAATCTCAGTTTTCATAAGGAAATCCAAAAATGTGTTGATAATGGCCATCTTCATTTTTATCTTTTTCAACGTGCTCCTTAGTACTATTGCTGGAGTAGTTGCCTTGGCCATTGCAGGATTACCTCCCGTTCCAGAACTTCCTGAAAATGCTCTAAACCTAACAGAGGAGGAGCTTGAGGATTTAATACTCAAAGATCCCTCTTACCAAGCATGGCTTACTGAATTAGTGAATACTACAGAGAAAATCCTTTACATCGCACCAAACTACCACTACCAAGAAATCATGAGGCTACTCTTTGGGGGAAAACCTCAAATTAGTGAAGTGGTTTCAGCTATAACCTATAATGAAATGGTCGTTGAGGACAGAAGTCTCGGAGAAAGCTTGGGATTAATTCTCCAGAATGTAATTATGTTAATGATTATGTTTCTACTCCCCCTTCCAGTGAGTTATATCAAATTCATAAGGGCTGACTTGAGGTGA
- a CDS encoding ABC transporter ATP-binding protein has protein sequence MYAIEIENLTKKYGEFIAVDNLTLNIEKGIIFGFLGPNGAGKTTTILSMLGLIIPDNGKIQIMGHDVLKSPIKAKNLLGYLPENATLYEELTAWRNLEFFASFYRIPNREKEKRIEELLKLVGLWEVRYKRVKNFSKGMKQRLLLAKALVNDPDVLILDEPTSGLDPEGAHLVKSIVKEEAKTGKTVFFSSHILSEVEELSDKVGIIVRGRLRAIGPLNHIKKQFMELEGYEIKIETKQRMPELNVDGIIRVERIDERKSIIFTKEDIRAQISDYLTNKGITIVSLKIEEPSLEDVFLKTVYKREGRG, from the coding sequence ATGTATGCGATTGAAATTGAGAATTTAACTAAGAAGTATGGTGAGTTTATAGCCGTAGATAATCTAACATTGAACATTGAGAAGGGGATCATCTTTGGATTTTTAGGCCCAAATGGTGCCGGAAAAACAACGACAATACTCAGTATGTTGGGATTAATAATTCCTGATAACGGAAAAATCCAGATTATGGGGCATGATGTTTTAAAAAGCCCAATAAAAGCCAAGAACCTCCTTGGGTACCTCCCGGAGAATGCGACATTGTATGAGGAACTTACAGCTTGGCGCAATTTGGAGTTTTTCGCAAGCTTTTACAGAATTCCTAATCGAGAAAAAGAAAAACGTATAGAAGAGCTACTTAAACTCGTTGGACTCTGGGAGGTTCGTTACAAAAGGGTAAAAAACTTCTCCAAGGGTATGAAACAAAGGCTCTTACTTGCCAAAGCCTTAGTAAATGACCCTGATGTTCTAATCCTTGACGAACCCACAAGTGGTCTTGACCCAGAGGGGGCCCATTTAGTTAAAAGCATAGTAAAAGAAGAGGCAAAGACAGGAAAGACGGTGTTTTTTTCATCCCATATTCTCAGTGAGGTCGAAGAACTCAGTGATAAAGTTGGTATCATCGTTCGAGGAAGGTTAAGAGCAATAGGGCCTCTCAACCATATAAAAAAGCAATTTATGGAGCTTGAGGGATATGAAATAAAAATCGAAACCAAACAGAGAATGCCAGAACTTAATGTTGATGGAATAATCAGAGTAGAACGAATTGACGAAAGGAAATCAATAATATTCACAAAAGAAGACATCAGAGCACAGATATCTGACTACCTAACAAACAAGGGGATCACCATAGTGAGTCTTAAAATCGAGGAACCTAGCTTAGAAGACGTTTTCTTGAAGACAGTGTATAAGAGGGAGGGAAGAGGATGA